tgtatatatatatatatgtgtatatatatatatatatgtgtatatatatatatatatgtgtatatatatatatatatatatatatgtgtatatatatatatatgtgtatatatatatatatatatatatatatatatatatatatatatatatatatatatatatattgattattgtGATTTTTGTTTACAAAATATCAAAGGCATAGTTGTTGAGTTAGACAATTTCTTAGTTTGATACAATTTTCATGGTTTTTGGAGTATAAGTTTGAATGATTAATATAATGGAGCTTAAAATAGTTGGTCAAATCTAGCtgatttgataatttatattttatatattcaaaCTCAAATTAAAAGAGAACAACTTATTTATAAAGGTGCATtatctaaaattaaatttgattaaaattattttgataattgatataaagttgttaaacaaagaaaaatgatttgcctatgcaaatataataatattaagcttaattaaaatataaataagcacttcaacaataacaacaataatatcatattcttcatttcaaaataaatgaacatTTGATGAACATAGttaaagaatttgtgtttatgtACTTAATTAACTAAGTTGTTTATGAATTTTGATAAagtttttcttcataaattatGCTAAAAATATGTTTTCACATAATAACTTTATCAATAAAGTGAATTACCAATATATATCTTATTATTTCTAATAGATTATGGTTGTTTATTTATGAAGCTTATTACTCTtgtgtataaattaaaattttctcgatatttattagatatatatatatatatatatatatatatatatatatatatatatatatatatatatatatatatatatatatatatatatatatgtattttaaaatCGTTCAAAGTACAAGTGCATTTCCTGTAtatcttttaaaattgtttaaagTACAAGTACATTTTCAACAGCAAtgatttatgaaaaatataatgaaaaaaaggaaaaacaattatgattatgatgatgtTTGCGTtaaataatatgtttattagtaATATTACAAGCTATATTTAACATCTTAATTACAATCTTcactaattataatataatagtcGCTAACatggaaaaagagaaaaaaaaaatgcaaagaaGGTAAATAGAAAACGAATTGTCTTCCTCTCTTCTTTacacttaattctaaaaatccAACTCTTCCAACTAGttggaaaattaaaaacaaaataaaatatctaaTAAATATTTAACCGATCTAAAAGGGTTCAACccaaaaaattggtaaataaaatttctatggaaaaaaatattaataaataaaattacatcttttaaatttttttcctcaCCGATTTTTTTATGAAGTCACCAAGATGGAAATCAATGGCTCTTTTTGATCATCAATTTGATTATTTTCCTTATCATCACCATCTCCATCAGGCAAGAGCAAAGATGAATCAACGGTCCCTGTTGATTCTGATGAAGGCCCAGACCCACCATATTGAGTCAGCAATTGGGCCCGGTTTGTTTGATAATCCCAATCCGTGGTCCCAACTACATACAACAACAACCCAGCACAGCATATCTGGGCCGACAAAAGCCCAATCCAAAGCCCGGAAAAACCAACTCCTAGATAGAAAGCAAGCCCGACCGCTACAGGTGTCCCCACCATATAAAATGCGCCTAAGTTAACATTTGCAGCTGTCCCCGGCCTTGCAGTCCCGCGCACCACACCACACGCAACCGTTTGTGGGCAGTTTCCCAGCTCGCAAAGCCCTAAAATTGGCAATGCTGCTGCGGTTAGTGCCAGGATCTCGGCGTCCCGGGTAAACATCCGGGCCCAAATATTTCTTGTACATAAAGCAAACACCATAGCAGATAACCCCATTACCATAGCCCAAGTAATCCCAAGTACACCCGAAAGCTTGGCCCGTTGAGGACGGCCCGCTCCGAGCTCATTCCCAACTCTAGTCGAAACAGCGTTACTAAGAGAGGCAGGGAAGTTATAGATCAACCCAGTTGTCTGAATCAACACGCCCATCGACGCAACAGAGGCCCGTGGGTCCGCCAAAAGCCCGCAAAGCACAATCATAATCTCATACCACCACCACTCAAGACAAACTGACACACAACTAGGAGCCGCTAGTCGTACTAGCGGCCACCACCCAGTAAGACATTCGCGGCTAAGTGGGGTCCACGTTGAAACGTGGAGTCCACCTACCCAAACCTGCATCACTAAAACAATAAGTGATAGCAGGTTGGATGCCGAGGTCGCAGCAGCAACCCCGGCAATCCCAAGGTCTAAATAACAAACAAGAAAAAACATAATAGGCACATGAAGAATAGCACCAATTAGAGATGCTAACGTGACAGGACGAGTAATACCTTGGGCACGAAGATAAATCTTGACAGGATGTAAAAAAGAATAAGTAAAAAGGTCAGGGAGACAAAAAGTAATATAAAGATGACCCAATTTACCAATATTTGGGTCTTGATGAAGGTACCCTAAAATGGAGGACATATTAAACCAAAACAAAGAAATTAAGGGTACACAACAAAGAAGCAAAAAAATAACACAACGTTGAAGGGTAAGTGATAAAAGTTTAGGCCTACAAGCCCCAAATGCTTGGGAACATAAGGGTTCCATACCAAGAGCtaaacccgaaaaaaccgaataACCGGTAATATTAGCAAAGGCAATGGCAAGTGAACCGGCGGCTAATTCCGAGTCACCGATCCGGCCTAAAAAAACCATGGATATCATGGACCTTGAGTAAAGAATAAGGTTTGTTAATAATATAGGAATTGCTAAAGAAAATAGTGAATGACTCTCTTTAACAATTTCTGATATGGTAGGAAAAAacccattaatattattattattattattattattattattagtaatagtaTTTTTATCTTTAATGTTAATTTCTTTTTGATGGGTATTATGATTTGTAATAGATAAGAGATCTAAATATATGTTTGATGAAAAATGTGGGGGTTTTTCAGGTATGGGAATTGTGGGTATTATAGGATTATTTGGATTacacatatttttattttagttataatATGATTTTGTGTTTGGATGAATGAAATATATGTTTTGATTATGAGAAAATAAGAGTAGGAATAAGAGTAGGGAATATAATCTGAGAGAGAAAACTCTGTTTTTGTGTTTGTCAACTGAGAGTTGATGTGATGAAGGTGATGGTGATTGTGATTGTCACTCTGATTGTGATGGAGAGTATTAATAGACAAGGGTCCGGCTTTCGgtcttttataataatatacttTTCTTCCTCTTAAAAGTAGTACTGCTAtccatttttaaaacaaaacattttttaagttaattacaatggttttttttttttatttattttgtttaagctttttgtttgagttgagaagttgagaaaaaaaataaaaatggtttGAATAgtgaagattttcaaaagattttGCTAAGATATAGTATTTTGAcgtaaaataagataaaaatttatgaaatgCAGTAGAGTTTgaagtttgaggttttttttgaT
This genomic stretch from Amaranthus tricolor cultivar Red isolate AtriRed21 chromosome 9, ASM2621246v1, whole genome shotgun sequence harbors:
- the LOC130824631 gene encoding protein DETOXIFICATION 52-like, whose product is MCNPNNPIIPTIPIPEKPPHFSSNIYLDLLSITNHNTHQKEINIKDKNTITNNNNNNNNNNINGFFPTISEIVKESHSLFSLAIPILLTNLILYSRSMISMVFLGRIGDSELAAGSLAIAFANITGYSVFSGLALGMEPLCSQAFGACRPKLLSLTLQRCVIFLLLCCVPLISLFWFNMSSILGYLHQDPNIGKLGHLYITFCLPDLFTYSFLHPVKIYLRAQGITRPVTLASLIGAILHVPIMFFLVCYLDLGIAGVAAATSASNLLSLIVLVMQVWVGGLHVSTWTPLSRECLTGWWPLVRLAAPSCVSVCLEWWWYEIMIVLCGLLADPRASVASMGVLIQTTGLIYNFPASLSNAVSTRVGNELGAGRPQRAKLSGVLGITWAMVMGLSAMVFALCTRNIWARMFTRDAEILALTAAALPILGLCELGNCPQTVACGVVRGTARPGTAANVNLGAFYMVGTPVAVGLAFYLGVGFSGLWIGLLSAQICCAGLLLYVVGTTDWDYQTNRAQLLTQYGGSGPSSESTGTVDSSLLLPDGDGDDKENNQIDDQKEPLISILVTS